In Rhizorhabdus phycosphaerae, the genomic stretch CGCTGTCGCACCAGGTCCTGCCCGAAATGCAGGAATATGAGCGCACGCTGACGACCGTCGCCAACGCCGCGGTTCGGCCGGTCGTGGGCAAATATGTCCGCAACCTCCGCGACCGCCTGCGTGGTGCGGGCATGGCCGGTTCGCTCTCGCTGCTGCGGTCGGATGGTGGTCTGATGTCGTCGGAAAAGTCCGAGGAGCATCCCGTGTCGCTGCTCATGTCAGGTCCGGCGGGCGGCGTCACCGGGGCGATCTGGGTCGGCCGCAATGCCGGTATCAAGAACATCCTCACGCTCGATGTCGGTGGCACCTCGACCGACGTGGCGCTGATCGAGAATCTGGAGGCGCGGCGCCAGCGCACCACCGAAGTCGGCCATCTGTCGGTTCGCGCCTCGGCGCTCGACGTCAAAACAGTCGGTGCCGGCGGCGGCTCGATCGCCTATGTGCCCGAACTGACCGGCGCGCTGCGCGTCGGCCCGCAATCGGCGGGGGCGGTTCCTGGGCCCGTAGCCTACAGCAAAGGCGGCACGCTGCCGACCGTGACCGACGCCAATGTCGTGCTCGGCTATCTGCCGGAGAACCTGCTCGGCGGCACGTTCAAGCTGGACCGCGAGGGCGCCAAGAAGGCGGTCCAGACGATCGCCGACGCGCTCGGCATCGGCCTGATGGAAGCCGCACGCGGCATCATCGATATCGTCAACGAGAATATGTTCGGCGCGCTGCGCATGATCTCCGTCCAGCAAGGCTATGATCCGCGCGACTTTGCGGTGATGGGCTTCGGCGGGGCCGGTCCGCTCCATGTCAACGCGGTCGCAAAGCTGATGGGCAGCTGGCCCGCCATCTCGCCGGTGAGCCCCGGCGTGCTCTGTGCACTGGGCGATGCGACCACCCGCATGCGCACCGAAACCGCCCGCTCCTTCAGCCGCAGGGTCGACCAGACCGACGAGGCCGAAGTTATCGCGCTGCTCGACGAGATGGCCGCGCAGACCCGCGCAGAGCTTACTGCCGAGGGCATTTCCGATGCCGATGTCACCAGCCAGTTCGAACTCGACATCCGCTATGAGGGCCAGGCCTTCGAAGTGCCGCTGTCGATCGACGCGGAGGTTCTTCGCCGCGACGGGCTCAAGGGCGTTACCGATCGCTTCGATGCCGAGCATAAGCGCCTTTTCACCTTCAACATGGACAGCGCCCATGAACTGGTGAACCTGCGCGCGGTGGCGATGGGCCCGGCGCTCGACCTGCCGGCCCCGCCGCTCGAACAGGGCAATGGCGATCCGTCGGCCGCGAAGATCCGCGACCATGAATTATGGGCCGACGGCGCCATGGTGCCTGCGGTGATCTACGAGCGCTCCCGCCTGCGCGCCGGCGACGTCATCCCTGGCCCCGCGATCGTCGTGGAGATGGACTCCACCACGCTGATCGAAGCCGGCTGCACCGGCACGGTGGACCATGTCGGCAACATCCTGATCCATCTCGCCTGAGGACAAGCACCATGCCCGCACAGATCATCCAGGCCAATCAGACCCCCTTCGCCACCGTATCGGTCGATCCGGTAACGCTCGACATCATCGAGAATGCCCTCCGCAACGCCCGCATCGAGATGGATGCGACGCTCGTCCGCACCGCCATGTCTCCAGGCATCCGCGAGCAGGGCGACGCCTTTCCCCTCATAGCCGACCATAGCGGCAAGATGATCGTCGGCCAGTTCGGCTCCTATATCGGCCCGTTTCTCGACGGGTTCGACGGCACCGTCGAGGATGGCGATCTGATCTTCCTGTCCGATCCCTATTCGGTCGGCGGCGCCATCAGCCATTCCAACGACTGGCTGGTGCTGCTGCCGGTGTTCAAGGACGGACGGCTGATCGCCTATACCTCGATGTTCGGCCACCAATCCGACATCGGCGGCATGGTGCCCGGTTCGATGCCGATCCACGCCTCGTCGATCTTCCAGGAGGGCGTGCGCATCCCGCCGGTCAAGATCTGGAAGAAGGGCGAATATAACGAGGACCTGATCAAGCTGGTCATGCACCAGACGCGGACGCCGGACTGGTGCAAGGCGGACCTCAACGCGCTGATCG encodes the following:
- a CDS encoding hydantoinase/oxoprolinase family protein, with protein sequence MTYRLGVDVGGTFTDLLLFNQSSGEFWRNKTPSTPHDSSEGILNGVTAICEKAGISPSDVEFFLHGTTVATNAVLEGKGARVGLITTDGYRQVMQIARSFVPGGLAGWIVWPKPQPLAALEDTIEVRGRMDAQGRELVPLDEEQVRTALIALRDNGVEALTVSLINAYLNGAHESRIGELAAEIMPGVPISLSHQVLPEMQEYERTLTTVANAAVRPVVGKYVRNLRDRLRGAGMAGSLSLLRSDGGLMSSEKSEEHPVSLLMSGPAGGVTGAIWVGRNAGIKNILTLDVGGTSTDVALIENLEARRQRTTEVGHLSVRASALDVKTVGAGGGSIAYVPELTGALRVGPQSAGAVPGPVAYSKGGTLPTVTDANVVLGYLPENLLGGTFKLDREGAKKAVQTIADALGIGLMEAARGIIDIVNENMFGALRMISVQQGYDPRDFAVMGFGGAGPLHVNAVAKLMGSWPAISPVSPGVLCALGDATTRMRTETARSFSRRVDQTDEAEVIALLDEMAAQTRAELTAEGISDADVTSQFELDIRYEGQAFEVPLSIDAEVLRRDGLKGVTDRFDAEHKRLFTFNMDSAHELVNLRAVAMGPALDLPAPPLEQGNGDPSAAKIRDHELWADGAMVPAVIYERSRLRAGDVIPGPAIVVEMDSTTLIEAGCTGTVDHVGNILIHLA